The following are encoded together in the Flavobacterium sp. TR2 genome:
- a CDS encoding AraC family transcriptional regulator, producing MSNTKNFYREIAPLAESDSFLVFDRVKDSFDFPVHYHPEFEINFILNGKGVKRVVGDNIEEIDNVELVLIGPNLYHGWELNKCTNKKIHEITIQFHNDLFHESLLARRIMNPIRDMFNRSIHGILFSKKTAEELAPRLVRLSKLDGMDYFLEITSLLYDLANSRNQRLLSTYTVDYDTFDDYDKMKLVYEYVQKNFAEKITLEDAANVASMSIISFNRFIKKRTGKTFVNYINDIRIGYAARWLVEKDMSVSEVAFKSGFNNIANFNRSFKAIKNCTPSQYREEFSGLKRIL from the coding sequence ATGAGCAATACGAAAAATTTTTATAGAGAAATCGCACCGCTTGCTGAGAGCGACAGCTTTCTGGTTTTTGATCGAGTAAAAGATAGTTTTGATTTTCCTGTTCATTATCACCCGGAATTTGAAATCAATTTTATTCTAAATGGTAAAGGAGTAAAGCGGGTTGTGGGAGATAATATTGAAGAAATTGATAATGTCGAATTGGTTTTGATTGGCCCGAATTTATATCACGGATGGGAGCTAAATAAATGCACCAATAAAAAAATACACGAGATAACGATACAGTTTCATAATGATTTATTTCATGAATCTTTGCTGGCAAGACGCATTATGAATCCGATTCGAGATATGTTTAATAGATCTATTCATGGAATTCTGTTCTCAAAAAAAACTGCCGAAGAACTGGCTCCACGGCTTGTAAGGCTTTCAAAATTGGATGGGATGGATTATTTTCTAGAGATCACTTCTTTATTATATGATTTGGCCAATTCTAGAAATCAGCGTTTGCTTTCTACTTATACGGTAGACTATGATACTTTTGATGACTATGATAAAATGAAATTGGTTTACGAATATGTGCAGAAAAATTTTGCCGAAAAAATCACTTTAGAAGATGCTGCAAATGTTGCGAGTATGTCTATCATTTCTTTTAATCGGTTTATTAAAAAACGTACCGGAAAAACTTTTGTCAATTATATAAATGATATTCGAATTGGCTATGCTGCGCGCTGGCTGGTAGAGAAAGATATGAGTGTTTCTGAGGTTGCTTTTAAATCGGGATTTAATAATATTGCGAACTTCAATCGCAGTTTTAAAGCAATAAAAAATTGTACGCCAAGTCAGTATCGCGAAGAATTTTCGGGTCTGAAACGCATTTTATAG
- a CDS encoding glycoside hydrolase family 26 protein, whose translation MKKHFIMLLATVLIGTSCEAQKKTSNTILSLSDKKATPETNALYKKLNILSQKGFLFGHQDDLAYGVKWKYEDGRSDVKDVVGDYPAVYGWDIAGLEKDSPNNIDGIPFAKMKHYIMELDARGGISTISWHFDNPATGKDAWNNVPNSLKTILPGAENHKKFTSWLDKAAVFFLSLKDKNGKNIPILFRPFHELTGGWFWWGKGNCTPEEFKTAWKFTFDYLQKKGVHNLIYVYNTGSFASEADFLTNYPGDAYADILSFDTYQNNDDTNGEKFINEVQKQLKIVNEISLQKGKPMALAEAGYEAVPDPKWWTGTLLKAIGDYKISYVLLWRNHGWQEKEQKMHYYAPFSGQVSEKDFVDFYNLDQTIFEKDIQKKLKQ comes from the coding sequence ATGAAAAAACATTTTATCATGCTTCTGGCAACTGTATTAATTGGCACATCATGTGAGGCGCAAAAAAAAACAAGTAATACGATTTTGTCACTTTCAGATAAAAAAGCAACTCCAGAAACAAATGCGCTTTATAAAAAACTAAACATATTATCGCAAAAAGGTTTTCTGTTTGGACATCAGGACGATTTGGCTTATGGCGTAAAGTGGAAATATGAAGATGGAAGAAGTGATGTAAAAGATGTTGTGGGCGATTATCCAGCAGTTTATGGATGGGATATTGCAGGTTTAGAAAAAGACAGTCCAAATAATATTGATGGAATTCCTTTTGCAAAAATGAAACACTATATTATGGAATTAGATGCAAGAGGCGGAATTTCAACCATCAGCTGGCATTTTGATAATCCGGCGACAGGAAAAGACGCTTGGAATAATGTTCCAAATTCTCTAAAAACAATTCTGCCAGGCGCAGAAAATCATAAAAAGTTTACTTCTTGGCTAGATAAAGCTGCCGTTTTCTTTTTGTCTCTAAAAGATAAAAACGGAAAAAACATTCCAATTCTTTTCAGACCTTTTCATGAACTTACTGGCGGATGGTTTTGGTGGGGAAAAGGAAACTGCACGCCAGAAGAATTTAAAACCGCTTGGAAATTTACCTTCGATTATCTTCAGAAAAAAGGCGTTCATAACCTCATATACGTATACAACACAGGAAGCTTCGCTAGTGAAGCCGATTTCTTAACCAATTATCCTGGTGATGCCTATGCTGATATTTTAAGCTTTGACACGTATCAAAACAATGATGATACGAATGGCGAAAAATTTATAAATGAAGTACAGAAGCAATTAAAAATAGTAAACGAAATAAGTCTTCAAAAAGGCAAACCAATGGCATTGGCAGAAGCGGGTTATGAGGCTGTTCCCGATCCAAAATGGTGGACTGGCACTTTATTGAAAGCCATTGGAGATTATAAAATTTCTTATGTTTTGCTTTGGAGAAACCACGGCTGGCAGGAAAAAGAACAAAAAATGCATTACTACGCCCCATTTTCCGGACAAGTAAGCGAGAAAGATTTTGTTGATTTCTATAATCTCGATCAAACTATATTTGAAAAAGACATTCAAAAAAAGCTAAAACAATAA
- a CDS encoding MFS transporter: protein MHDKITLKEKIGYGLGDAASSMFWKIFSMYLLFFYTDVFGLAPAVVGTMFLITRIWDSCFDPIVGILADRTKSKWGKFRPYLLWVAIPFAVIGVLTFYTPDFDEKGKIIYAYVTYSLMMMIYSLINVPYASLLGVMSSDRKERNTLSSYRMVFAFGGSLLALWLIEPLVNYFGGNLNSKTGWLATISVFGFITTIFFWACFFFTKERIKPIADEQNNLKEDLKDLWKNRPWWILLGAGIGALVFNSIRDGAAVYYFKYYVSSSVNFDFSLFGTDFHMTPTSIYLVLGQAANIIGVIIATPIANKIGKKKTFFGAMSLAAILSLIFYLFGKEDVALIMSFQVLISICAGCIFPLIWSMYADSADYSEWKKGRRATGLVFSASSMSQKFGWTIGGAGAGWLLGYFGFQANVEQTATAQNGIQLMLSILPALAAAISVAFIAFYPLSEEKLQIIEQDLNEKRDQNH from the coding sequence ATGCACGACAAAATTACTTTAAAAGAAAAAATCGGTTACGGTCTTGGAGATGCCGCTTCATCTATGTTCTGGAAAATTTTCAGTATGTATCTGCTTTTTTTCTACACTGACGTTTTCGGATTGGCGCCTGCTGTAGTCGGAACCATGTTTTTAATTACCCGAATCTGGGATTCTTGTTTCGACCCTATTGTGGGCATTCTAGCCGATAGAACCAAAAGCAAATGGGGAAAATTCAGACCTTATCTTCTTTGGGTTGCCATACCTTTTGCCGTGATTGGAGTTTTAACTTTCTACACACCCGATTTTGACGAAAAAGGAAAAATCATCTACGCTTATGTAACTTATTCTTTAATGATGATGATTTATTCTTTAATCAATGTTCCTTACGCATCGCTTTTGGGCGTAATGTCATCTGATCGAAAAGAAAGAAATACGCTTTCCTCTTATAGAATGGTTTTTGCTTTTGGCGGAAGTCTTTTAGCGCTTTGGCTGATTGAACCTTTGGTAAACTACTTTGGAGGAAATTTAAATTCTAAAACAGGATGGCTTGCCACAATTTCTGTATTCGGATTCATTACAACGATATTTTTCTGGGCTTGTTTTTTCTTCACCAAAGAAAGAATAAAACCTATAGCAGACGAACAGAACAATCTCAAAGAAGACTTAAAAGATCTTTGGAAAAACAGACCATGGTGGATCTTGCTTGGAGCCGGAATTGGGGCTTTGGTCTTCAATTCTATACGAGATGGAGCGGCTGTTTATTATTTCAAATATTATGTAAGCAGCTCAGTCAATTTTGATTTTTCGCTTTTTGGAACCGATTTTCATATGACGCCAACTTCAATCTATTTGGTTTTAGGACAAGCCGCAAACATCATCGGAGTGATTATCGCAACGCCAATTGCGAATAAAATTGGCAAAAAGAAAACCTTCTTTGGAGCAATGTCCTTAGCGGCAATCTTAAGTCTGATTTTCTATTTGTTCGGAAAAGAAGATGTTGCGCTAATTATGAGTTTTCAAGTTTTAATCAGTATTTGCGCAGGATGCATTTTCCCATTAATCTGGTCAATGTACGCCGACAGCGCCGATTATTCTGAATGGAAAAAAGGCCGTAGAGCGACAGGATTGGTTTTCTCCGCTTCATCCATGTCGCAAAAATTTGGCTGGACGATTGGCGGTGCAGGAGCAGGATGGCTTTTAGGCTATTTTGGTTTTCAGGCCAATGTTGAGCAGACTGCAACAGCTCAAAACGGAATACAATTAATGTTAAGCATATTGCCGGCACTTGCTGCCGCAATATCAGTAGCTTTTATCGCATTTTACCCTTTATCAGAAGAAAAACTACAGATTATAGAACAGGATTTAAACGAAAAGAGAGATCAAAACCATTAA
- a CDS encoding glycosidase — MTTITSSVHFQERKSALENEHKTLIEQKNEPQETVGNGIYDRYKNPVVTASHIPLNWRFDFNEKTNPFLQERIGINAAFNAGAMKWNGKYLLAVRVEGIDRKSFFAIAESPNGIDNFKFWDKPCVIPQTEEPDTNVYDMRLVNHEDGFVYGIFCTERKDPNAAKGDTSSAVANAGIVRSKDLINWERLPDLISNTGQQRNVVLHPEFVNGKYALYTRPQDGFIDVGSGGGIGLGYVEDMKNPVVKDEKIIFGKQYHTIYELKNGLGPAPIKTPKGWLHLAHGVRNTAAGLRYTLYMFMTDLHDIAKVTHVPAGHFMGPEGIERVGDVSNVLFSNGWIEDEDGTVYVYYASSDTRMHVAVSTVDKLVDYVTNAPADTFVSAGSVQTIINQIEKNNAI; from the coding sequence ATGACAACAATAACATCTTCAGTTCATTTTCAAGAAAGAAAATCGGCATTAGAAAACGAACATAAAACACTTATCGAGCAAAAAAACGAGCCGCAGGAAACTGTAGGAAACGGCATTTACGACCGATACAAAAATCCCGTTGTTACCGCTTCTCACATTCCGTTAAACTGGCGTTTTGATTTTAACGAAAAAACAAATCCGTTTTTACAGGAAAGAATCGGCATCAATGCAGCCTTCAACGCTGGAGCGATGAAATGGAACGGAAAATATCTTTTGGCTGTGCGTGTAGAAGGAATTGACAGGAAATCGTTTTTTGCCATTGCCGAAAGTCCAAACGGAATTGATAATTTCAAGTTTTGGGATAAACCTTGCGTGATTCCGCAGACTGAAGAACCTGACACCAATGTTTACGATATGCGTCTGGTTAATCACGAAGACGGATTTGTATACGGCATTTTCTGTACCGAAAGAAAAGATCCAAATGCCGCAAAAGGCGATACAAGCTCGGCTGTTGCCAATGCAGGAATTGTACGCTCTAAAGATTTAATAAACTGGGAAAGACTTCCTGATTTGATTTCGAATACAGGACAACAGCGCAATGTAGTTTTGCATCCAGAATTTGTAAACGGAAAATATGCTTTGTACACACGCCCGCAAGATGGTTTTATAGATGTTGGCTCTGGAGGAGGAATCGGTTTGGGTTATGTTGAAGACATGAAAAATCCCGTTGTTAAAGACGAGAAAATCATTTTTGGAAAACAATATCACACGATTTACGAATTGAAAAATGGTTTGGGTCCAGCTCCAATTAAAACTCCAAAAGGCTGGCTACATCTAGCGCACGGTGTCCGCAATACTGCCGCAGGATTACGCTATACATTGTATATGTTCATGACCGATTTGCATGATATTGCAAAAGTTACCCATGTTCCAGCCGGGCATTTTATGGGGCCAGAAGGAATTGAAAGAGTCGGCGATGTTTCTAATGTTTTATTTTCGAACGGATGGATTGAAGACGAAGACGGAACTGTGTATGTGTATTATGCTTCATCAGACACCAGAATGCACGTGGCTGTTTCAACCGTAGACAAACTGGTTGATTACGTGACTAATGCTCCTGCCGATACTTTTGTTTCTGCTGGCTCTGTACAGACTATCATCAATCAGATCGAAAAAAATAACGCAATTTAA
- a CDS encoding AGE family epimerase/isomerase — translation MSLQRKLLKSELTAELNSILKYWSEHTFDDQNGGFVGQIDFNDQLIAHAEKGSVLNARILWTFSASYKTTKNENHKKLAARAFEFLSAYFYDTQFGGLFWSINEDKTPKDTKNQIYALAFAIYGLSEYYSISKEEKALEIAKNLYQKIQEHSYDPVNKGYLEAFTRDWNPIEDLRLSIKDANEKKTMNTHLHIIEAYANLYKVWKDEKLLAAIIELLETIEKYFINAETGHLHLFFDENWKEKPDVVSYGHDIEAAWLLQQCAEISGNETLIAHYKKYAIQMAEATKKGLDSDGGLWYEYDPEKNHLIQEKHWWPQAEALIGFYNAYQLTGKEEYLDIVYKNWKFIKKHIIDQQNGEWFWGVYKDYSVMQKDKAGFWKCPYHNSRACLELINRIEN, via the coding sequence GTGTCATTACAAAGAAAGCTTTTAAAATCGGAATTAACCGCAGAACTGAATTCTATTCTAAAATACTGGTCAGAACACACTTTTGATGACCAAAATGGAGGTTTTGTCGGTCAAATTGATTTTAATGATCAACTCATTGCCCATGCAGAAAAAGGTTCGGTTTTAAATGCCCGAATCCTTTGGACGTTTTCTGCCAGCTACAAAACCACAAAAAACGAAAACCACAAAAAACTGGCTGCCAGAGCATTTGAATTTCTTTCGGCTTATTTTTATGACACACAATTTGGAGGTCTTTTTTGGAGCATAAACGAGGATAAAACTCCAAAAGACACCAAAAATCAGATTTATGCTTTGGCCTTTGCGATTTATGGATTATCTGAATATTATAGCATTTCGAAAGAGGAAAAAGCTTTAGAAATAGCTAAAAATTTATATCAGAAAATTCAAGAACACAGCTACGATCCTGTAAACAAAGGCTATTTGGAAGCTTTTACCAGAGATTGGAATCCTATCGAAGATTTGCGTCTGAGCATAAAAGATGCCAACGAAAAGAAAACTATGAATACGCATCTTCATATTATTGAAGCCTATGCGAATTTGTATAAAGTCTGGAAAGACGAAAAATTGCTTGCCGCTATTATCGAATTATTAGAGACTATCGAAAAATATTTCATCAATGCCGAAACAGGCCATCTTCATTTGTTTTTTGATGAAAACTGGAAAGAAAAACCTGATGTTGTCTCGTACGGACATGACATTGAAGCAGCATGGCTTTTACAGCAATGCGCCGAAATTTCGGGAAATGAAACTTTGATTGCCCATTATAAAAAATATGCCATTCAGATGGCAGAGGCTACCAAAAAAGGTTTGGATTCTGATGGCGGTTTATGGTACGAATATGATCCTGAAAAGAATCATTTAATTCAAGAAAAGCATTGGTGGCCGCAAGCAGAAGCTTTAATCGGTTTTTACAATGCGTATCAATTGACAGGAAAAGAAGAATATCTGGACATTGTTTACAAAAACTGGAAATTCATTAAAAAACATATCATTGACCAGCAAAACGGCGAATGGTTTTGGGGAGTTTACAAAGATTATTCTGTAATGCAAAAAGACAAAGCCGGATTCTGGAAATGCCCCTATCACAACAGCCGCGCTTGTCTAGAACTTATAAATCGAATTGAAAATTAA
- a CDS encoding glycoside hydrolase 5 family protein has product MKNRFFKTLSLALIFIAMACQAQEKITVKGNQFYKGGKPYAYIGTNYWYGSMLASKKIGDRKRLLRELDVMKKNGIDNLRILVGADGGKYDFTVRPALQYEQGKYDEDLLDGLDFLISEMGKRNMYAVLYLTNNWEWSGGMSQYLEWNGKGAIPVPNIPPNTWPQFMSYTEQFHSCEPCMEALNNHVKFIIGRTNAYSKKKYNEDNTIMSWQVGNEPRLFTVENEAKFTKWLNNIVDLIDSLDKNHLVSTGSEGKNSSNDSMEIFERTHQNPNIDYLTMHIWPKNWNWFKADNAEATMPKTIENAGKYIDDHIKVANNLKKPIIIEEFGLPRENENLNSGASSVYRDKFYSYIFGRVAESVKNNGPLRAANFWGYGGEGKAVNETGKWNPGDPLTTDPPQEPQGLNSVFNGDKSTLEIVKDYNLKLKK; this is encoded by the coding sequence ATGAAAAACAGATTTTTTAAAACACTTTCATTAGCCTTAATTTTTATTGCAATGGCTTGTCAGGCACAGGAAAAAATTACGGTAAAAGGGAACCAGTTTTACAAAGGCGGCAAACCTTACGCTTATATCGGAACCAATTATTGGTACGGAAGTATGCTGGCTTCTAAAAAAATAGGCGATCGAAAAAGGCTTTTGCGTGAACTGGATGTAATGAAGAAAAACGGAATTGATAATTTACGCATTCTAGTCGGAGCAGATGGCGGAAAATACGACTTCACGGTACGTCCAGCGCTTCAATACGAGCAGGGAAAATACGACGAAGATTTATTGGACGGATTGGATTTTCTGATTAGCGAAATGGGCAAACGCAATATGTACGCTGTTTTATATTTGACCAATAACTGGGAATGGTCGGGCGGAATGTCGCAATATTTGGAATGGAATGGTAAAGGCGCAATTCCGGTTCCGAATATTCCGCCCAATACTTGGCCGCAATTTATGTCGTATACAGAACAATTTCACAGCTGCGAGCCGTGCATGGAAGCTTTAAACAATCATGTGAAGTTTATTATCGGCAGAACAAACGCTTATTCTAAAAAGAAATACAACGAAGACAATACCATTATGTCGTGGCAGGTTGGGAACGAACCTAGGCTTTTTACAGTAGAAAATGAGGCAAAATTCACGAAATGGCTCAATAATATTGTAGATCTGATTGACAGTTTAGACAAGAATCATTTGGTTTCTACAGGTTCTGAAGGGAAAAACAGCTCGAACGACAGCATGGAAATCTTCGAGAGAACGCACCAAAATCCGAATATCGATTATTTGACGATGCATATCTGGCCTAAAAACTGGAATTGGTTTAAAGCTGATAATGCGGAAGCCACTATGCCAAAAACCATCGAAAACGCTGGCAAATATATTGATGACCATATTAAAGTAGCCAACAATCTAAAAAAACCGATTATTATTGAAGAATTTGGGCTTCCGAGAGAAAATGAAAATCTGAATTCAGGAGCTTCTTCTGTTTACAGAGATAAATTTTACAGTTATATTTTTGGAAGAGTTGCAGAAAGCGTTAAAAACAACGGACCGTTAAGAGCTGCAAATTTTTGGGGCTACGGAGGTGAAGGAAAAGCCGTTAATGAAACTGGGAAATGGAATCCAGGCGATCCTTTGACCACAGATCCGCCGCAAGAGCCGCAGGGTTTAAATTCTGTTTTTAATGGTGATAAATCGACATTAGAAATTGTAAAAGATTATAATTTGAAATTGAAAAAATAA
- the mgrA gene encoding L-glyceraldehyde 3-phosphate reductase, with protein MKYNRCGRSGLLLPEISLGLWHNFGSVDNFENAESIAIEAFDKGITHFDLANNYGPVPGSAEENFGKILWHNFQGNLRDEIVISTKAGYTMWRGPYGDWGSRKYLLSSLDQSLKRMSIDYVDIFYSHRPDPETPIEETMMALDHAVRSGKALYVGISNYSAEQTRVAVDVLKQLGTPCLIHQAKYSMLERWVENGLLDVLEEKGVGCIAFSPLAQGLLTDKYLNGIPENSRAHNPNGHLREDEVTQERIQKLIQLNEIAQNRNQSLAQMALAWLQKDKRITSVLIGASSVKQLCNNIDCLQNTEFSHDELNAIEKILA; from the coding sequence ATGAAATATAACAGATGCGGAAGAAGCGGCTTACTGCTTCCTGAAATTTCCTTAGGATTATGGCACAATTTCGGTTCGGTCGATAATTTTGAAAATGCCGAAAGTATCGCTATCGAGGCTTTTGATAAAGGAATTACCCACTTCGATTTGGCAAATAATTATGGTCCTGTTCCAGGTTCGGCTGAAGAAAATTTTGGAAAAATATTATGGCATAACTTTCAGGGAAATCTTCGCGATGAAATCGTAATTTCTACAAAGGCAGGCTATACCATGTGGAGAGGACCTTATGGTGACTGGGGCTCGAGAAAATATCTGCTTTCAAGTTTAGACCAAAGTTTGAAGCGGATGAGTATAGATTATGTGGATATTTTTTATTCGCACCGTCCAGATCCAGAAACTCCGATTGAAGAAACAATGATGGCTTTAGATCATGCTGTTAGAAGTGGAAAAGCTTTGTATGTTGGAATTAGCAATTATTCGGCAGAGCAGACTCGCGTTGCTGTGGATGTTTTAAAGCAATTAGGAACGCCTTGCTTGATTCATCAGGCAAAATATTCAATGCTGGAGCGTTGGGTTGAAAATGGCTTATTGGATGTTTTGGAAGAAAAAGGAGTGGGATGTATTGCATTTTCACCTTTGGCACAAGGGCTTTTGACCGATAAATATTTAAATGGAATTCCTGAGAACTCACGCGCTCACAATCCGAACGGGCATTTGAGGGAAGATGAAGTGACGCAGGAAAGAATTCAGAAATTAATTCAGCTGAATGAAATTGCTCAGAATAGAAACCAATCTTTGGCGCAAATGGCTTTGGCTTGGCTGCAAAAAGACAAACGAATTACTTCTGTTTTAATTGGGGCAAGTTCTGTAAAACAATTGTGCAATAACATTGATTGTTTGCAGAATACTGAGTTTTCGCATGATGAATTGAATGCGATTGAGAAGATTTTAGCGTAA
- a CDS encoding HdeD family acid-resistance protein: MEHSLFKKVKAAIDYWYIPLLVGILFVIIGFWSFATPVKAYLTLAFLFSVSFLVSGIFEIIFALSNRKKIDNWGWTLISGIIGLGVGIVLIANPLVSITLLPLYVGLAILFRSVMAIFMAFNLKSYSVPDWKNLLGLGVLGLLFSFLLLWNPVFAGFSIVYWTAFAFIASGIFYIYFSFKLKKLHDLV, translated from the coding sequence ATGGAACATTCTTTATTTAAAAAAGTGAAAGCAGCAATTGATTATTGGTACATTCCGTTATTAGTGGGAATACTTTTTGTAATCATCGGATTTTGGTCTTTTGCCACACCTGTAAAAGCATATTTAACATTGGCATTTTTGTTTAGTGTGTCGTTTCTGGTCAGCGGAATTTTTGAAATTATTTTTGCACTTTCAAACAGAAAAAAAATAGACAATTGGGGCTGGACACTGATATCTGGAATTATAGGTTTAGGTGTTGGAATAGTATTAATTGCTAATCCGTTAGTTTCAATAACACTTTTGCCGCTATATGTTGGATTGGCTATTTTGTTTCGTTCTGTAATGGCTATTTTTATGGCTTTTAATTTAAAAAGTTATTCTGTGCCAGATTGGAAAAATCTTTTGGGATTAGGAGTCTTGGGATTATTGTTTTCATTTTTATTATTATGGAATCCTGTTTTTGCGGGATTTTCGATAGTATATTGGACAGCTTTTGCTTTCATCGCAAGCGGTATTTTTTATATTTATTTTTCTTTCAAACTCAAAAAACTGCACGATTTAGTTTAA
- a CDS encoding DUF433 domain-containing protein, with translation MNTNWQNLISINPDIRFGKPVITGTRICISDILSWLSTGMSFEEIIEDFPELTKEHILAALAFAANRENITKIVAA, from the coding sequence ATGAATACTAACTGGCAAAATTTAATTTCAATAAATCCTGATATCAGATTTGGCAAACCTGTAATAACGGGAACTAGGATTTGTATTTCAGATATTCTTTCATGGCTATCAACAGGGATGTCATTCGAAGAAATTATTGAAGATTTTCCTGAATTAACTAAAGAGCATATTCTTGCAGCATTAGCTTTTGCGGCCAATAGAGAAAATATTACCAAAATAGTGGCAGCATAA
- a CDS encoding DUF5615 family PIN-like protein codes for MKLLLDANISWRITKLIESSFPACFHSKDIPVNQPAKDLEIWEYARKNNFTILTHDDDFEKLLLLKGVPPKVIILKTFNKNTKELSELLISKKETIQSFIQNEELMILEIY; via the coding sequence ATGAAACTGCTTTTAGACGCCAATATTTCTTGGAGGATAACTAAACTCATTGAAAGTAGTTTTCCTGCTTGTTTTCATTCTAAAGATATTCCAGTAAATCAACCCGCCAAAGATTTAGAAATTTGGGAGTATGCTAGAAAAAACAATTTTACCATACTTACGCATGATGATGATTTTGAAAAATTACTTCTTTTAAAAGGTGTTCCTCCTAAAGTGATTATTCTGAAGACTTTCAATAAAAACACTAAAGAACTTTCAGAACTATTAATATCAAAAAAAGAGACTATCCAATCATTTATTCAAAACGAAGAATTAATGATTTTAGAAATTTACTAA